In the genome of Streptomyces racemochromogenes, one region contains:
- a CDS encoding ABC transporter ATP-binding protein, with protein MPRTDGPETRTAVVELAGVSVRYGSAKAPVTALEGVDVRVHAGEFVVLVGPSGCGKTSLLRVVAGFERPATGRARVRGALPRPGAGAGVVFQQPRLFPWRTVGGNLAFALARLGVPRSDRPGRITELLERVGLPGTAGRRTWELSGGQQQRVALARALAAEPELLLMDEPFAALDALTRERLQEEVRALAGRLGTTVLFVTHSAEEAVLLGSRVLVMAAGPGRVVAELPVDLARGPGTDVSALRASPEFARLRGRLTEIMRGGAVPGP; from the coding sequence GTGCCGCGAACTGACGGGCCCGAGACGCGGACCGCGGTCGTCGAGCTGGCGGGCGTGTCGGTCCGGTACGGGTCGGCGAAGGCGCCGGTGACGGCGCTCGAGGGCGTGGACGTACGGGTCCACGCCGGCGAGTTCGTCGTCCTGGTCGGGCCGTCCGGCTGCGGCAAGACGAGCCTGCTGCGCGTGGTGGCGGGCTTCGAGCGGCCCGCCACGGGCCGGGCCCGGGTCCGGGGCGCGCTCCCCCGGCCGGGCGCGGGGGCGGGGGTGGTGTTCCAGCAGCCCCGCCTGTTCCCCTGGCGCACGGTGGGCGGGAACCTCGCCTTCGCGCTGGCCCGGCTGGGCGTGCCGCGGTCCGACCGGCCCGGCCGGATCACCGAGCTCCTGGAGCGGGTGGGACTGCCCGGGACGGCGGGCCGGCGTACGTGGGAGCTGTCGGGTGGTCAGCAGCAGCGGGTGGCGCTGGCCAGGGCACTGGCCGCGGAGCCCGAACTCCTGCTCATGGACGAGCCGTTCGCCGCGCTCGACGCACTGACCCGGGAGCGGCTCCAGGAGGAGGTACGGGCCTTGGCGGGGCGGCTCGGCACGACGGTGCTGTTCGTGACGCACTCGGCGGAGGAGGCGGTGCTGCTGGGCTCCCGGGTGCTGGTCATGGCCGCGGGTCCCGGCCGGGTGGTGGCGGAGCTGCCGGTGGACCTGGCCAGGGGGCCCGGCACGGACGTGTCCGCGCTGCGGGCCTCACCCGAGTTCGCCCGGCTGCGCGGCCGTCTCACCGAGATCATGCGCGGCGGAGCCGTTCCCGGCCCGTGA